From Xyrauchen texanus isolate HMW12.3.18 chromosome 12, RBS_HiC_50CHRs, whole genome shotgun sequence, one genomic window encodes:
- the LOC127652714 gene encoding forkhead box protein J1-A-like isoform X1 — protein MGYIKFEIPCYRLYFSSGFGWGGEGTMLSISCADPWPEGSVGLEEEVVTAAVQAEQLDRNSIEYNSSSCGSDNLDDSLTSLQWLQEFSILNASGGQHTSSYSHHQSHFFGKQVGSDAPASPLAGDPASIGMPLTPGKPTAAAFYRVPSLSALPSLVAHGHCPDEVDYKTNPHIKPPYSYATLICMAMQASKKTKITLSCIYKWITDNFCYFRYADPTWQNSIRHNLSLNKCFIKIPRQKDEPGKGGFWKIDPQYAERLLSGAYKKRRMPPVQINPAFQNRLRMNPQTGQVVATTGLNGSLCVSPESQQLLKDFEEATGADQNWDPRLAEATMLSCWVSGKGNKRKQPYAHRTGGSKAPRCSSSPWLIMDEQDDLSSLKGNFDWDALLDSALNGELSLNEGVPLSSLQEDEDLMVRGTHISPLEAPGGVVESHVLMETQRSSEVDLDEETFLATAFLQSPWSEAEEGNRPDFLCSSTVNIDQLFDLGDSLGGDISSKIESLL, from the exons ATGGGGTATATAAAGTTTGAAATCCCCTGCTATAGACTTTACTTCTCATCAGGATTTGGCTGGGGAGGTGAAGGGACCATGCTCTCCATTAGCTGTGCGGATCCCTGGCCGGAAGGCTCGGTGGGGCTTGAGGAGGAAGTTGTCACTGCCGCTGTCCAGGCTGAGCAGTTAGACAGGAACTCAATTGAGTACAACAGCAGCAGCTGCGGCTCTGACAATTTAGACGACAGCCTGACCAGCCTCCAATGGCTGCAAGAATTCTCAATTCTTAACGCCAGTGGGGGGCAACACACATCTTCATACAGCCATCACCAGAGTCACTTCTTCGGGAAACAAGTAGGTTCGGATGCACCTGCATCTCCTTTAGCTGGAGATCCAGCATCCATAGGTATGCCACTGACCCCTGGCAAACCAACGGCAGCGGCGTTCTACAGGGTGCCTTCCTTGTCAGCTCTACCCAGCTTGGTTGCACACGGGCACTGTCCGGATGAAGTCGATTATAAGACCAACCCTCATATCAAGCCTCCTTACTCATATGCAACACTCATCTGCATGGCCATGCAAGCCAGTAAGAAAACCAAAATAACTCTCTCATGCATCTACAAATGGATCACAGACAACTTCTGTTACTTCCGCTATGCAGATCCCACTTGGCAG AATTCCATCCGCCACAATCTGTCGCTGAACAAATGCTTCATTAAAATCCCAAGGCAAAAAGATGAGCCAGGGAAGGGCGGCTTCTGGAAGATCGACCCCCAATATGCAGAACGTCTCCTCAGCGGTGCCTACAAGAAACGGCGAATGCCCCCTGTACAAATCAATCCGGCTTTTCAGAACCGGCTCCGGATGAACCCCCAGACTGGACAAGTTGTAGCCACCACTGGATTGAACGGAAGTCTTTGTGTGAGTCCTGAGTCCCAGCAGCTCCTGAAAGACTTTGAGGAAGCCACGGGAGCCGATCAGAACTGGGACCCTCGTTTGGCTGAAGCCACAATGCTTAGTTGCTGGGTCTCAGGGAAGGGCAACAAGAGGAAACAGCCTTACGCCCACAGGACTGGCGGGAGCAAAGCTCCACGATGTTCAAGCTCCCCATGGCTGATCATGGATGAGCAAGATGATTTAAGCTCCCTGAAGGGCAACTTTGACTGGGATGCCCTGCTAGACTCAGCCCTTAATGGAGAACTGAGCTTGAACGAAGGTGTTCCTTTGAGCTCCCTCCAAGAAGATGAGGACTTGATGGTTAGGGGGACCCATATCAGCCCTCTAGAAGCTCCTGGTGGTGTTGTTGAGAGCCATGTGTTAATGGAAACCCAAAGGAGCAGTGAAGTAGACCTTGATGAGGAAACATTCCTGGCTACAGCATTTCTGCAAAGTCCCTGGTCAGAGGCAGAAGAGGGCAACCGTCCAGACTTCCTTTGTAGCTCGACAGTCAATATTGATCAACTGTTTGACCTGGGAGACTCTCTTGGAGGTGACATAAGCAGTAAGATCGAGTCCCTCCTTTGA
- the LOC127652714 gene encoding forkhead box protein J1-A-like isoform X2 yields MLSISCADPWPEGSVGLEEEVVTAAVQAEQLDRNSIEYNSSSCGSDNLDDSLTSLQWLQEFSILNASGGQHTSSYSHHQSHFFGKQVGSDAPASPLAGDPASIGMPLTPGKPTAAAFYRVPSLSALPSLVAHGHCPDEVDYKTNPHIKPPYSYATLICMAMQASKKTKITLSCIYKWITDNFCYFRYADPTWQNSIRHNLSLNKCFIKIPRQKDEPGKGGFWKIDPQYAERLLSGAYKKRRMPPVQINPAFQNRLRMNPQTGQVVATTGLNGSLCVSPESQQLLKDFEEATGADQNWDPRLAEATMLSCWVSGKGNKRKQPYAHRTGGSKAPRCSSSPWLIMDEQDDLSSLKGNFDWDALLDSALNGELSLNEGVPLSSLQEDEDLMVRGTHISPLEAPGGVVESHVLMETQRSSEVDLDEETFLATAFLQSPWSEAEEGNRPDFLCSSTVNIDQLFDLGDSLGGDISSKIESLL; encoded by the exons ATGCTCTCCATTAGCTGTGCGGATCCCTGGCCGGAAGGCTCGGTGGGGCTTGAGGAGGAAGTTGTCACTGCCGCTGTCCAGGCTGAGCAGTTAGACAGGAACTCAATTGAGTACAACAGCAGCAGCTGCGGCTCTGACAATTTAGACGACAGCCTGACCAGCCTCCAATGGCTGCAAGAATTCTCAATTCTTAACGCCAGTGGGGGGCAACACACATCTTCATACAGCCATCACCAGAGTCACTTCTTCGGGAAACAAGTAGGTTCGGATGCACCTGCATCTCCTTTAGCTGGAGATCCAGCATCCATAGGTATGCCACTGACCCCTGGCAAACCAACGGCAGCGGCGTTCTACAGGGTGCCTTCCTTGTCAGCTCTACCCAGCTTGGTTGCACACGGGCACTGTCCGGATGAAGTCGATTATAAGACCAACCCTCATATCAAGCCTCCTTACTCATATGCAACACTCATCTGCATGGCCATGCAAGCCAGTAAGAAAACCAAAATAACTCTCTCATGCATCTACAAATGGATCACAGACAACTTCTGTTACTTCCGCTATGCAGATCCCACTTGGCAG AATTCCATCCGCCACAATCTGTCGCTGAACAAATGCTTCATTAAAATCCCAAGGCAAAAAGATGAGCCAGGGAAGGGCGGCTTCTGGAAGATCGACCCCCAATATGCAGAACGTCTCCTCAGCGGTGCCTACAAGAAACGGCGAATGCCCCCTGTACAAATCAATCCGGCTTTTCAGAACCGGCTCCGGATGAACCCCCAGACTGGACAAGTTGTAGCCACCACTGGATTGAACGGAAGTCTTTGTGTGAGTCCTGAGTCCCAGCAGCTCCTGAAAGACTTTGAGGAAGCCACGGGAGCCGATCAGAACTGGGACCCTCGTTTGGCTGAAGCCACAATGCTTAGTTGCTGGGTCTCAGGGAAGGGCAACAAGAGGAAACAGCCTTACGCCCACAGGACTGGCGGGAGCAAAGCTCCACGATGTTCAAGCTCCCCATGGCTGATCATGGATGAGCAAGATGATTTAAGCTCCCTGAAGGGCAACTTTGACTGGGATGCCCTGCTAGACTCAGCCCTTAATGGAGAACTGAGCTTGAACGAAGGTGTTCCTTTGAGCTCCCTCCAAGAAGATGAGGACTTGATGGTTAGGGGGACCCATATCAGCCCTCTAGAAGCTCCTGGTGGTGTTGTTGAGAGCCATGTGTTAATGGAAACCCAAAGGAGCAGTGAAGTAGACCTTGATGAGGAAACATTCCTGGCTACAGCATTTCTGCAAAGTCCCTGGTCAGAGGCAGAAGAGGGCAACCGTCCAGACTTCCTTTGTAGCTCGACAGTCAATATTGATCAACTGTTTGACCTGGGAGACTCTCTTGGAGGTGACATAAGCAGTAAGATCGAGTCCCTCCTTTGA